In the Butyricicoccus intestinisimiae genome, TGATACCGACGAGCATCCGCGCGAAGGCACCACACTGGAAGGTCTCCAGAAGCTGCGTCCGGCATTCAAGAAGGACGGCGGCACGGTAACCGCAGGCAACGCTTCCGGCATCAACGACGCTGCTGCATACATGGTTCTGGCATCTGAGGATTACGTAAAGGCTCACAACCTGAAGCCGATGGCTAAGATTAAGTCTTACGGTTCCGTAGGCTGCGATCCGTCCATCATGGGTATTGGCCCGATCGAGTCCACCCGTCAGGCTCTGAAGCGTGCAGGTCTGACCGTTGACGATCTGGATGTCATCGAATCCAACGAGGCATTTGCTGCTCAGGCTTGTGCAGTAAACAGCACCCTCGGCTTCGATATGGACAAGGTAAACGTAAACGGCGGTGCTATCGCTCTGGGTCACCCGATCGGTGCAGCTGGCTGCCGTATCTCTACCACCCTGCTGTACGAAATGATCAAGCGTGATGCTACCTATGGTCTGGCTACCATGTGCATCGGCGGCGGCATGGGCGAAGCTATCATCCTCGAGCGCGACGAGCTTTGCAAGTAAGTATCGTGAAATAAGAACACGGGAGGGTGCTGTGCACCCATCCCGCTTTCTTAGCATATTCGTTTTTCCAAAACAAACAACATAAAAATATGAAGGAGAGCTACAACAATGACTGACGTTAAAGTTGAGAAAAAGGGTAATGTAGCAGTCATTACCATCGAGCATATGCAGGCAATGAACGCACTGAGCACCGACATGTACACACAGCTGGAAGAGGCTTTTGATACTGTCGCTGCAATGGAAGACGCATATTGTGTTGTCCTGACCGGTTCTTCCCGTGTCAACAAGAAGGGCAAGACTGTTCAGTCCTTCGTAGCTGGCGCTGATATTTCCCAGATGTCCACCATGACCGTTGAAGAAGGCAAGTTCTTCGGCAACAATTCCAACCGCGTTTGCTGGAAGATTGAGAACTTCAAGCGTCCGGTTATCGCTGCTATCAACGGCTTCTGCCTGGGCGGCGGCGTAGAGCTGGCTATGTCCTGCGACATCCGTATCTGCTCTGAGAACGCTACCTTCGGCCAGCCGGAAGTTGGTCTGGGCATCACCCCGGGCTGCGGCGGTACCCAGAGACTGGCTCGTCTGGTAGGCATGGGCAAGGCAAAGGAAATCCTGTACACTGCTCGTGGCAACTATACCGCTCAGGACGCTCTGGATATGGGTCTGGTTAACTACGTTTACCCGATCGAAACCCTGATGGACGAGGCTATGAAGCTGGCTGACGAGATCGCTGCACAGGCTCCGATCGCTGTTTCCCTGGTTAAGGAAGCTGTTAACGTTGGTATGCAGACCGACATCAATTCCGCTCTGAAGTTCGAGGGCAACTGCTTCGCACAGTGCTTCGCTACCGAGGATCAGAAATACGCTATGAAGCACTTCGTTGAGAAGAGCCGCGAGCCGAAGGTATTCAAGAACAAGTAATTTTTTAGGGAATTGATCGATAAATAGAGGAGATTGAAATAATGAAGGTTTCTGTATTTGGCGCAGGTAACATGGGTGCCCGTATTGCAGAAGTATTCCTGAAGGCCGGTCATGCGGTTACGATGATCGATATCAAGGAACAGTTCTGCGAAGGCGGTAAGAAGCGTATTGAGGGTGACCTCGCAGGTGCTGTAAAGCGCGGCAAGATGACGCAGGAAGAAATGGATGCTGCACTGGCAAACCTGACCCTGTCCATCAACCGTCAGGACGCAGCTGGTTCCCAGTTCGTCATGGAAGTTATTCTGGAGAGAATGGATCTGAAGGAAGACCTGCTGAAGGATCTGGATGCCATTCTTGACAAGGACTGCATCATTGGTACCAACAC is a window encoding:
- a CDS encoding enoyl-CoA hydratase-related protein; the encoded protein is MTDVKVEKKGNVAVITIEHMQAMNALSTDMYTQLEEAFDTVAAMEDAYCVVLTGSSRVNKKGKTVQSFVAGADISQMSTMTVEEGKFFGNNSNRVCWKIENFKRPVIAAINGFCLGGGVELAMSCDIRICSENATFGQPEVGLGITPGCGGTQRLARLVGMGKAKEILYTARGNYTAQDALDMGLVNYVYPIETLMDEAMKLADEIAAQAPIAVSLVKEAVNVGMQTDINSALKFEGNCFAQCFATEDQKYAMKHFVEKSREPKVFKNK